From the Cucumis sativus cultivar 9930 chromosome 5, Cucumber_9930_V3, whole genome shotgun sequence genome, the window aaaagttTCCTTCTTCGAATACGTTGAATAttgattccattttcttcacaaaagaCACCGAATAATAGAAGATTGGGAAAAATATAAgcggtgaagaagaaaattggtGGTCGACTGGTACAGCGATCTTTCGaagaaaattgacaaaaatttaaggttagtaagaatttatatttcGTATTTGAATAGTATATCGAAGATAacatcatttatgtattaatgaatatatgaagtaatatatatgtaacaaatcacataaaatatatgtattatgcagtaatatatatgtaggaattcaaaaaatttgatCGGATAGATAATCAATGTATACAGTGGTATATAAatgcaataagaaaaaaatcacaaaacatgaaaaaaaattatgtattgaatatatgcactagaatatatgtaacaaatcacaaaacataaatgaattatttagttgcatatatgtaagaaataaaaaaatatttaattaatatataatctgtgtatatattggtatatatacacaataagaaaaaatcacagaatatgaaatagaatatgtgtatttattattaaatatgcagtagtatatatgtgacaaatcacaaaacataaatttattattcaatggTATACCacaatatatatgaataacggaacatttaataaacaaatctATGTCAAGCATGATAGAAAAATGAactgaataataaaaaaattaaacaaaatagaatgaaTATGACTGAAATATATACTACGGAACGGAAGAagaacataattttttattctaacgGAAGAAGAATTGTGTTTCTCTCGCATGTCTTCCTTTAGATCTTAATAGTCAGATTTCTTTATGGAAAGAATGAACTACTTCATGAAGGATCAATCTCTAAGGTTATATTAtctctaaaattatatttatagacgacatatcaaataacatataatGCGTATGGGCcacattaataatattatatttaaaataaatctaacacATAACACCTGCTTGTGACAGCATTGCCTACCTTCAAACaccaaaatcttcaaaaatccTTCTTAATCAGTTCTTATGTCCCCTTCTATTCCAAGACACGATTctcacaaaaaaattaaattcataattttgaaaaatccaTAGGAAAGAAGAATTCCTTGGTTAAGGTGTGAAAGCTCATATTTCCTTGGGTTGTGcataatacattttcaaattccatATTTCAACATTGGGGTTTTATAATGTAAATGAACCCTTTTGacaattctattttttctaataatttttcgatttaactacttttttttttcttttgttatttgatcTTTGTGCTATATgcaactcattttttttttaatgattatattatatactttttagaGGTTTTTATTCAACTTATTACCTACAACAAAATCACTCATAGACAAGATTTATTGCAcgactaaatttataaatagagtAGTAGTAgactaaatttgttttagaaaagtGAACCAAAAACTAACAATGtatactaaattttgaaactattaaaattgtaagatttatatttgaacATTTGAAAGTATGTAATCTGTCTTTTTGGTATCCACATAAGCATCCAATCACATGTTGCAACaccacaatttttttcattttttaaaaatagaacttTTTCTAGTACATTTTTTTCAGTTGAAACAAAGACATGAAATTAAAGATGAGTATTGCAGAACCACCTAAATATTGCTCAAATAGAAACGAAGGCAATTTAAGGCATGTAAGGCTTGGTGTGAGCCAAATACTCCCACTTGTTTGTTAGCCATGAAAGGAGAACCACAAGCTCCCCATGTTCTAATCTTTCCTCTTCCCTTCCAAGGCCATATCAACTCCATGTTGAAGCTGGCAGAACTCCTTTCAATAGCAGGCATCACTGTTACATTCCTCAACACCCCTCACTTCCAAAGCCAACTCACTCGCCACTCCGATGTTCTCTCTCGCTTCTCTCGCTTTCCCACCTTTCGCTTCCACACCATCATCGATGGCCTTCCACCTGACCACCCTCGAACGATTGAGTTCTTCGCCCAAATCATATCCTCCTTGGACTCCATCACCAAGCCAATTTTCAGAAACTGGCTGGTTTCTGGGCATTTCGGTTCCAATCTCACTTGCGTCGTGCTCGATGGTTTCCTTAAGAATTTTATTGATGGCGATGAAGATGAAGTTAAACAGCCTATATTTGGGTTTCGTACTGTCAGTGCTTGTTCTGTTTGGACTTATCTTTGTGCTCCTCATCTCATTGAAGATGGCCAACTTCCTATTAGAGGTACCTTATCTTCCTATTTGtgctttaaattttaatttttgtgatgAGTGGGTGTGTGTTTTATTACTCATTAAACTCTACACCCACTTGTTTCTACTCATAGTTTGAAGAGATAATTGAAAGTTTGCACTGAATTAAGAGCATATGTTTACCTACCACCTAGAACCTTACCTCAGTATGGAACCAACATGCAGTGTTcttttccttgtttttttaAGTGATAAAAGTGAGATGCAATCGAAAAAAAcagttttgaaagtttgaagaaTATGTTAAAGAGAATTTAATTACGCTTAggttaaaaattatttgtatgtGTTCAAGTGCgtactattttagtttaagtCACAAATGACCTAATGAGAGATACAAACTAATTGAAATTCAACCACCAAGTAAGTTGGAGGCCAAAAACGCTCTCTTAAGTGTTAGTCTAAAAGAATGGAGACAAACGTATagtaataaaaaggaaaacaaacataatcttcacaaatacaaaatttaaaagggtACATGACTTGAGTAATTAACATTAGTATGTCGTTGTGTAATGTTATACATTCagttcatttttaaaaaaatttaaaatatgttttatgtAATGTATTATAAATGAAGGTGAGGAAGATATGGACAGAATGATCACGAACCTACCAGGTATGGAAAATCTTCTTAGATGCAGAGACCTTCCTGGTTTATGCCGAGTCACAGACACAAACGACTCTGTTCTTCAATACACTCTCAAACAAACTCAAGGAAGCTATCAGTTTCACGCCCTCATACTGAATTCATTCGAAGATTTGGAAGGACCCATTCTCTCTAAAATTCGAACTAATTTATGCCCAAATCTGTACACTATCGGACCCCTTCATTCCCTTCTCAAAACCAAACTCTCCCACGAAACAGAGTCTCTCAACAATCTCTGGGAAGTGGACCGGACCTGCTTGGCATGGCTGGACAATCAACCGCCGGGATCCGTCATTTACGTTAGTTTTGGAAGCATTACTGTGATGGGAAATGAAGGGCTCATGGAGTTTTGGCATGGATTGGTGAATAGTGGGAGGAATTTCTTGTGGGTCATACGGCCTGACCTTGTGAGTGGCAAAAATGGGGAGATTGAAATACCGGCGGATTTGGAGGAGGGGACGAAACAGAGAGGGTACGTGGTGGGGTGGGCACCGCAAGAGAAAGTGCTTTCGCACGAAGCAGTTGGTGGGTTTTTGACTCACAGTGGTTGGAATTCGACTTTAGAAAGCATAGTAGCAGGGAAGGCGATGGTTTGTTGGCCGTATACGGCGGATCAGCAAGTGAACAGTAGATTTGTAAGCAATGTGTGGAAATTGGGAGTTGATATGAAGGATATGTGCGATAGAGAAATTGTGGCAAAAATGGTGAATGAGGTTATGGTGAATAGAAAAGAGGAATTTAAGAGATCGGCGATTGAGATGGCTAATTTGGCAAGGCGAAGTGTGAGCCTCGGTGGATCGTCGTATGCTGATTTTGATCGTCTAGTAAACGAGATAAGATTGTTGAGCCTCAGGCAATAGAGACCATCCActcctctctcttttcaattgtttcaatccttcaaattgaaatttctaatcttgttcatttttcaactatttcaatccttaattttctaatcttcttaatttaaagaaaatggcaaatttgatgaaataataattaataatatagcaatattttaaaataattgcaatTATAGCAAACTAATAGACTTTCTATctgtgatagaccaatatttgtatTCGTTAtctgatagacttatatcatgGATagaattgaataaattttgctatatttgcaatatttttaaaatgttgatatatacttaattattttgaatctacggactaaatttgcaactatccctcAATTTAAACTCTCAAAATTGAATTGGTTTCTCTCTAAAACCTCAAAACTATAACtttttataactatatttatttaaaccatCTAACTTACAGACATGTAtccaaataaaacataaattgggGGTCTGTTTTTCTCCCGGCTTCTTTgagtttttcttgttcttcttccattttttttataattgaagggtttaaaagaaagtgaaaacataaaaactataaaatctTAGGAGGCATTTGAGACAATgaataacttttattatagtttgtgttGTGTTATTATAGTATGTGTGGTCTCTCTGTTTGGATgaagattattataatctagaaaatttgaaacgtTTTTTTCCTTgcttaaaaaaaactacatgGTCACTTCTCGATTGAGGTTTTTCTAACTAGTTATATTATATGGAGTTAGTGGCTCATTCTAAAAATTCAATTCCATTATTCTAAACTATCATTTATAACATAATCATGTAaactaaatatgaaaataaatactagaataattattgttaaaacATAATTTGCCCTTAAAATTCAATCTCGTCATGATGGAGGTTTTCCTAACTAATTATATACTATATAGAGTTTAgcattcttttattcttttttccaagAATTCAAACCCTCGTTCCAAAAAttgaacttaattttaatttatttttctagttgTCTTAATGTTAccattatttttcaagttGAATCTTAATCTTAGCATTATTAAAACCAGAAATTCTTGATGAAATAGttggaaattttaattaaacccaTCAACTTCTTGTTGGGATCTATTCATAATATCAATTAATGTATGTATCCAGCATTTCATCTTCAACATCAAGCTCAACTTCATCATCAAAGGCCAAGAAGAAAGGCAGGCCAATAAGTGGAGAAGGTGAGAGAGTCGAAACCTATTGCATACTGTCACAAACAGAAGGTAAAAAAAACCTATTGGAGAGGATAGTTTTCAAGgtacacataaaaaaaaatcttttcatCTGTTTGTGATTTAGGAAGAATTTGAgaggataaaaaaaagaagttttttgcatttattggatttaaggctgtgttgtaagttttttttttaaaaaaattaagtccATTTAATTACTACGACTTGAAATTTAGTGtggttttctttaattcaGGTGGTTCATGATTATGAGTTAATAATTTGGCACCAATTTTGGCTACTTgttgtgttaattaattagtgtcGTGTATCCTCATATGGGTGTTgtgtttaattattcatttgaatCACTCATTTGGCTcctatattaattaattatcattctGGCatgttgtgttaattatttggcgATTGcgttaattatttgcatctgTATTAATGTGTTAATTCTTCATTTGCATCGCGcattaatgaattaattagCATGTTGGCCTACTTTAATTACTTAGcaaccattttttaattatttgacattctAAATTTGAGTTAGTTATTTGCAtctgtattaattaattaattagcatcatgGTATCGTGTGATTACTTATTTGGCACCCATTTTGGTGTGCTAATTATTCATCTAGCATCCtgcattaattatttgtattgacCAACTTTAATTACTTGGCACTCATTTGActcgtttaattatttgcatacttttaattatttggcactcATTCGACattatgtgttaattattaatttgttgttaataattattgatCTAACATCCATTTGGCTTTCTATGCTAATACCATTTGGCCTAATTAGCATCGTGACAtcgttaattatttggcactcATTTGACATCgtgtgttaattatttattttgcattatgtgttaataattattcatttggtATATTGcattctgcattaattaattagtctGACATCATGCTTATTTACCTGGTCTGCCCTTTGCATACTGCtgtcttaattaattattttgcatttgttgccttaattatttatttggcaTCCTCAAATCTTGCAtatttttgcatctttttaaattatgtatgtatttattttatctgtattattttatcaacatATTACCTTaaaatatttctcaaatttcacattattttgtcattattattatttattttccaatttaaatataaaaatctcggttgaaaaaaagtattattcttttatggattttataatttaaattccatgaatctctatttgaaatttaattaatagattgttttaaaattataaacacatttcataatttaaatgagTTTGAGTAgtgttttttataaatttattaattcttagatACATGAAGTTTCTCAtggagattaaaatatcaaagtttgatattttaatattcttgaggtgaatataaaaaatattttaaaacaaaaataaatttcattttttctaatagcTCCCATGTCacccataattatcaattcatacTTATGTTGTATTTAATTTGACGTGAATTGATAACCATgggacattttaaaaaaatctaaataaaaaactttgttttgtgaacgtctataatttagtataaaatataaaattggatAATCATTTTATGGGTGTTGTAGGTGTTAACACCTTCCCTACGTACAATACTCTCAAACTTAAATCTCTTGAATGAATTTACTAGAccatcttatttatttatttttttgggtgacTCCAAAAAATGCTCCAATAATTAACTCAAAATGCAGAATGTCAAGTAATTGAAGTAGACCAACATACTAACTAATTAATGCACGATGTCAAATGGAGAATTAACATGCAAGTAATTAACAAAGCAGCCACATAATTAACAgaacaaactaatttttttttttaaaaaatacaatagtgtaaattaaaaataataatatatattcttttgttataaCCCTTCCCACACAAACCTTCCTCAATTAAGAATTATGATACTCTACAAcaaaagattattataatccCCATAATGTTGGTTATAATAATCCTTccatattttcataatctcattTTCCATATTCCTTTCCTTCTCCCCTTCTCCCCTTCTCCCAAAGGGTCCTTGGTCTCAAACTcgaaaatgaattttgtcctactttttcaaactttacaTACATCATCATTAGCCAAAACTACACAAAAACATTCTTatgttttttcccttttcctctcttctttcttctcaaattttttttctccattttgtGTTGGTCTCCATTTTTCCTATCTTCATTTATCTTGGACGCTCGTAATATTAAGTTGAGATATTGCCGGCCATTAAAATCTttgtgtaattaattttttcttttgaaaatagagagaacGAAGAAAGAATGAGATAAACTAGACCAATGGAAGAGAGTGAAAACGCCTCAATAAGACAGAAGAGaacaagagagaaaaaatcaaGAGAATGAGAAGATCAGAAAGAGGGGAAGAGCAAGAGATCATTCCACGTTTGTTTagataatttctttttatttttttttagtataaagtgaggtaaataatataaacagCCAAAATTTTGACCATGATATATGGTAGTAGAGTTAAGTTATTGATAACAAACATGGATAATTTCATCCAAAAataatcttataaaaaaatcacaatttaAAAGGGTAGGTagatatcaattttattttcaccaACATTATGTATTAAAAGTCGTAATATGTGTTCggcctaattttttttaaaaaaataaaaatctcatTAGGGTCGTACGACATTTACCTAAGctagaaattgaaataaataaataattttttttccaggTTTTCCCAATTgctaataaaatatagaaatccCCAAGAGAGTCACTCCATCCTCCTCCATAGCCACAAACTCTGCACCTGCCCATGGAGGAACCACAATCAACCTCTCCCCatgttcttctctttcctGCCCCCGCCCAAGGCCACCTCAACGTCATGCTCAAGCTCGCCGAGCTTCTTTCCCTCTCCTCCATTCGTGTCACCTTCCTCACTACCGAACACTCCTACCGCCAACTCACCCTCCACTCCGACGTCCTCCCCCGCTTCTCCCTTTTTCCCTCCTTCCAATTCCGAACCATCTCCGACGGCCTTCCCCTATCCCACCCTCGCACTTTCTCCCACCACTTGCCTGAAATGCTCCACTCATTCGTATCCGTTACCAAGCCCTTGTTCAGAGACATGCTCCTTTCACCCCATTTCTCCTCCGATCTCACTTGCCTCATTCTCGACGGCTTCTTCAGCTACCTCCTTGATATCGATGACGATTTTGTTAAAGTACCCGTTTTCTGTTTTCGTACTTTTGGTGCTTGTTCTACCTGGACCATCCTCTCTATTCCTAATCTAATCAAACAGGAGCAACTTACGATTAAAGGTACCAGATCTTAACTTCTACCGCagctttctttaatttttggcTAATTATATTGATCAATTATTACTATCTTAACAGGGGAGGAAGATATGGATAGGATTCTAGATAACGTTCCCGGTATGGAGAATCTTCTCCGACGCAGAGATCTTCCTGGTTTTTGCAGAGCCACTGACCCAAACAATGACCTAATTCTTCAATTCATTGTGAGTGCGTTTATTCGAAGCACCAAATTCAGTGCCCTCATAATGAACACATTCGAGGATTTGGAAGGACCCATTCTCTCTAACATTCGAACTTTGTGCCCAAATCTGTACTCAATCGGACCTCTTCATGCCCTTCTCAAAACCAAACTCAACCACGAAACAGAATCTCTGAACAATCTGTGGGAGGTGGATCGGAGCTGTCTGACGTGGCTGGACAATCAAGCGGCGGGATCCGTGATTTATGTCAGTTTTGGTAGCATTACGGTGATGGGTAATCGCGAACTCTTGGAGTTTTGGCATGGATTGGTGAATAGTGGGAGGCGTTTTTTGTGGGTCATACGGCCGGACCTTGTGAAGGGCAAAAATGGGGAGATTGAAATTCCGGCGGAGTTGGAGGAGGGGACGAAACAGAGAGGGTACATGGTGGGATGGACACCGCAAGAGAAAGTGCTTTGTCATGAAGCAGTTGGCGGGTTTTTGACACACAGTGGTTGGAATTCGACATTGGAGAGCATAGTTGCAGGGAAGCCGATGATATGTTGGCCGTATGGATTTGATCAGCAGGTTAACAGTAGATTTGTGAGCAATGTGTGGAATTTGGGTTTGGATATGAAGGATTTGTGCGACAGAGAAACGGTGGCGAAAATGGTGAATGATGTTATGGTGAATAGGAAAGAGGAATTTGTGAGATCGGCGACTGAAATTGCTAATTTGGCAAGACGAAGTGTGAAC encodes:
- the LOC101214278 gene encoding 7-deoxyloganetic acid glucosyltransferase: MKGEPQAPHVLIFPLPFQGHINSMLKLAELLSIAGITVTFLNTPHFQSQLTRHSDVLSRFSRFPTFRFHTIIDGLPPDHPRTIEFFAQIISSLDSITKPIFRNWLVSGHFGSNLTCVVLDGFLKNFIDGDEDEVKQPIFGFRTVSACSVWTYLCAPHLIEDGQLPIRGEEDMDRMITNLPGMENLLRCRDLPGLCRVTDTNDSVLQYTLKQTQGSYQFHALILNSFEDLEGPILSKIRTNLCPNLYTIGPLHSLLKTKLSHETESLNNLWEVDRTCLAWLDNQPPGSVIYVSFGSITVMGNEGLMEFWHGLVNSGRNFLWVIRPDLVSGKNGEIEIPADLEEGTKQRGYVVGWAPQEKVLSHEAVGGFLTHSGWNSTLESIVAGKAMVCWPYTADQQVNSRFVSNVWKLGVDMKDMCDREIVAKMVNEVMVNRKEEFKRSAIEMANLARRSVSLGGSSYADFDRLVNEIRLLSLRQ
- the LOC101214035 gene encoding 7-deoxyloganetic acid glucosyltransferase, giving the protein MEEPQSTSPHVLLFPAPAQGHLNVMLKLAELLSLSSIRVTFLTTEHSYRQLTLHSDVLPRFSLFPSFQFRTISDGLPLSHPRTFSHHLPEMLHSFVSVTKPLFRDMLLSPHFSSDLTCLILDGFFSYLLDIDDDFVKVPVFCFRTFGACSTWTILSIPNLIKQEQLTIKGEEDMDRILDNVPGMENLLRRRDLPGFCRATDPNNDLILQFIVSAFIRSTKFSALIMNTFEDLEGPILSNIRTLCPNLYSIGPLHALLKTKLNHETESLNNLWEVDRSCLTWLDNQAAGSVIYVSFGSITVMGNRELLEFWHGLVNSGRRFLWVIRPDLVKGKNGEIEIPAELEEGTKQRGYMVGWTPQEKVLCHEAVGGFLTHSGWNSTLESIVAGKPMICWPYGFDQQVNSRFVSNVWNLGLDMKDLCDRETVAKMVNDVMVNRKEEFVRSATEIANLARRSVNPGGSSYANFDRLVEDIRNLSGQKTSVIVNK